AACCCGGACGGCAGGCACAACGGCAGGCACAACGGAAGGCCCACAGGACAGCTCGACGGGAAGACCGCGCTGGTCACCGGGGCAGGTACCGGCATCGGCCGGGAGACGGCGCTGATGCTCGCCGAGGCGGGCGCGACCGTGGTCCTCGTGGGACGCCGGCGGCATGTCCTCGACGAGGTCGCCGCCGTCGTCGAGGGCGCCGGGGGCACGGCGCTCACCCACCCCGCCCATGTCGAGAACGCCGACGACGTACGGGAGTTGGTCGACCGGACCCGGGAGACCGCCGGGCCCGTCGACATCCTGGTCAACAACGCGGGCGGCGCGAGCAAGGCCGTCGACGTCCGCTGGACCGGCGAGGAGGAGTGGAACGCCGTCCTGGGCGTCAACCTCACCGCCGTCTATCTGCTCACCCGGGCCGTCCTCCCGGACATGCTGGCGCGCGGCGGCGGCTCGATCGTCACGATCTCCTCACTGGCCGCGTTACGGCCCACCCTCCTCGGCGGCGCGCCCTACGGCGCGGCCAAGGCGGGCGTACGGAACTTCATGACCTATCTGCACAACACCTTCCGCAACGACCTGATCCGCGCCACCTGCATCCTCCCCGGCGAGGTCAACACCCCGGTCCTGGACGGCCGCGCCGTCCCGCCGGGCGAGGAGCAGCGGGCGGCCATGGTGCAGCCGCAGGACGTGGCACGGGCCGTACTGCTGTGCGCCACGCTGCCGCCGCGCACGGTCGTCGAGGAGCTGGTCATCGCCCCCACCCGGCTGCGGGACACCTCCGCCGACGTCGAGGCGAGCCGCTGGATCGGCGCCCCGGAGGAGGTCCGCCCGGCGGGCTGAGCGGCCGGGCACACGGAAACGTCCGGGCACACGGAAAACGTCCGGGCCGGCCCACGAAGGGCCGACCCGGACGCTCTGTGCGGGTGGTGCGGATCAGACCAGGTCGAACCGGTCCAGGTCGGAGACCTTGGCCCAGGCCGCGACGAAGTCCTTCACGAACTTCTCCTTGGCGTCGTCGCTCGCGTAGACCTCGGCGAGGGCGCGCAGCTCGGAGTTGGAGCCGAAGACCAGGTCGGCACGGGTGCCGGTCCACTTCAGCTCGCCCGTGGCGGCGTCACGGCCCTCGAACGTGGTCTGGTCCGAGGAGGTCGACTTCCACTCCGTGCCCAGGTCGAGCAGGTTGACGAAGAAGTCGTTGGTGAGCTTGCCCGGGGTGTCGGTGAAGACGCCGTGCGCCGAGCCGCCCTGGTTGGCGCCGAGGACGCGCAGACCGCCGACGAGGACGGTCAGCTCGGGGGCGCTCAGGGTGAGCAGGTTGGCGCGGTCGAGCAGCAGGTACTCGGCGGGGAGGCGGTTGCCCTTGCCGAGGTAGTTGCGGAAGCCGTCCGAGGTCGGCTCCAGCGCGGCGAAGGACTCCGGGTCGGTGTGCTCCTCGGTCGCGTCGACACGGCCCGCGGTGAAGGGGACCTCCACGGCGAAGCCGGCGTCCTTGGCGGCCTTCTCCACCGCGGCGGCACCGCCGAGGACGATCAGGTCGGCCAGCGAGACCTGCTTGGCACCGGAGTTGAACTCCGACCGCACGCCCTCCAGGACCCGCAGGACCTGGGCGAGGTCGTCGGGGTTGTTGACCTCCCAGCCGCGCTGCGGCTCCAGGCGGATACGGGCGCCGTTGGCACCGCCGCGCTTGTCGCTGCCGCGGAAGGTGGACGCCGAGGCCCACGCGGTGGAGACGAGCTGCGAGACCGTGAGGCCCGAGTCGAGGAGCTTGGCCTTCAGGGCCGCCACGTCGGCGGCGTCGATGGTCTCGCCCTCGGCCTGCGGCAGCGGGTCCTGCCACAGCAGCGTCTCCGCCGGTACCTCGGCGCCGAGGTACAGGGACTTCGGGCCCAGGTCACGGTGGGTCAGCTTGTACCAGGCGCGGGCGAAGGCGTCCGCGAACTCGGCCGGGTTCTCGTGGAAGCGCTTCGAGATCGGACCGTAGATCGGGTCGAAGCGCAGCGAGAGGTCGGTGGTGAGCATGGTGGGGAGCTTCTTGGAGTCGCTGTGGGCGTCGGGGATGATCGCCGTCGCGTCCTTGGCCACCCACTGGTTGGCGCCGGCGGGGCTCTGGGTGAGCTCCCACTCGTAGCCGAAGAGGATGTCGAAGAAGTCGTTGCTCCACTGGGTGGGCTTGGTGGTCCAGGTGACCTCCAGGCCGGAGGTGATGGCGTCGCCGGCCTTGCCGGAGCCGTAGGTGGACTTCCAGCCCAGGCCCTGCTGCTCGATCGAGGCGGCCTCGGGGTCGTCACCGACCGACTCGGCCGGGCCCGCGCCGTGGGTCTTGCCGAAGGTGTGGCCACCGGCGATGAGGGCGACGGTCTCCTCGTCGTTCATCGCCATACGGCGGAACGTCTCACGGATGTCGCGGGCCGCGGCCAGCGGGTCCGGGTTGCCGTTGGGGCCCTCGGGGTTGACGTAGATGA
The sequence above is drawn from the Streptomyces griseiscabiei genome and encodes:
- a CDS encoding SDR family oxidoreductase, whose product is MENPDGRHNGRHNGRPTGQLDGKTALVTGAGTGIGRETALMLAEAGATVVLVGRRRHVLDEVAAVVEGAGGTALTHPAHVENADDVRELVDRTRETAGPVDILVNNAGGASKAVDVRWTGEEEWNAVLGVNLTAVYLLTRAVLPDMLARGGGSIVTISSLAALRPTLLGGAPYGAAKAGVRNFMTYLHNTFRNDLIRATCILPGEVNTPVLDGRAVPPGEEQRAAMVQPQDVARAVLLCATLPPRTVVEELVIAPTRLRDTSADVEASRWIGAPEEVRPAG
- the katG gene encoding catalase/peroxidase HPI; this translates as MTENHDAIVTDAKPEGTGGCPVAHERAAHPTQGGGNRQWWPERLNLKILAKDPAVANPLGAEFDYAEAFGNLDLAAVKQDIAEVLTNSQEWWPADFGNYGPLMVRMAWHSAGTYRISDGRGGGGRGQQRFAPLNSWPDNGNLDKARRLLWPVKKKYGQSISWADLMILTGNVALETMGFETFGFGGGRADVWEADEDVYWGPETTWLDDQRYTGDRELENPLGAVQMGLIYVNPEGPNGNPDPLAAARDIRETFRRMAMNDEETVALIAGGHTFGKTHGAGPAESVGDDPEAASIEQQGLGWKSTYGSGKAGDAITSGLEVTWTTKPTQWSNDFFDILFGYEWELTQSPAGANQWVAKDATAIIPDAHSDSKKLPTMLTTDLSLRFDPIYGPISKRFHENPAEFADAFARAWYKLTHRDLGPKSLYLGAEVPAETLLWQDPLPQAEGETIDAADVAALKAKLLDSGLTVSQLVSTAWASASTFRGSDKRGGANGARIRLEPQRGWEVNNPDDLAQVLRVLEGVRSEFNSGAKQVSLADLIVLGGAAAVEKAAKDAGFAVEVPFTAGRVDATEEHTDPESFAALEPTSDGFRNYLGKGNRLPAEYLLLDRANLLTLSAPELTVLVGGLRVLGANQGGSAHGVFTDTPGKLTNDFFVNLLDLGTEWKSTSSDQTTFEGRDAATGELKWTGTRADLVFGSNSELRALAEVYASDDAKEKFVKDFVAAWAKVSDLDRFDLV